From one Phycisphaerae bacterium genomic stretch:
- a CDS encoding RNA 2'-phosphotransferase, translating into MNSEEKKRTSKFLSYVLRHRPDEIGLELDRAGWVSVDVLLVQCEAHGRPISWEQLEEVVLTNDKQRFEFSDDQAMIRARQGHSIKVDLGYVPVEPPEVLYHGTAVHNLESIRDKGLLKGKRHHVHLSAETVMTLKVASRYGKPVLLKIDARKMHQDGHVFYRTGNNVWLTDHVPPEYLTWPET; encoded by the coding sequence ATGAATAGCGAAGAAAAGAAGAGAACGAGCAAGTTTCTCAGCTACGTGTTGCGGCACCGGCCTGACGAGATCGGCCTGGAGCTGGATCGCGCGGGCTGGGTGTCGGTGGATGTGTTGCTGGTTCAGTGCGAGGCGCACGGTCGGCCTATTTCCTGGGAGCAACTGGAGGAGGTCGTCCTGACCAATGACAAGCAGCGCTTTGAGTTCAGCGACGACCAAGCGATGATCCGCGCGAGGCAGGGGCACTCGATTAAGGTCGATCTCGGATACGTCCCGGTCGAGCCACCCGAGGTCTTGTATCACGGCACGGCCGTGCACAACCTCGAATCGATTCGTGACAAGGGACTGCTCAAGGGCAAACGGCACCACGTCCACCTGTCGGCCGAGACAGTGATGACCCTGAAGGTCGCGTCCAGATACGGCAAGCCCGTCCTTCTGAAGATCGACGCACGGAAAATGCACCAGGATGGCCATGTGTTTTACCGAACCGGCAACAACGTGTGGCTCACTGATCATGTGCCGCCGGAGTACCTGACTTGGCCGGAGACCTGA
- a CDS encoding NUDIX domain-containing protein has translation MPHTYQYPRPSLTVDCVVFGLDDEDLKVLLIQRDLPPFEGQWALPGGFVRMDETLEEAAERELREETGLSDVYLEQLYTFGDLGRDPRERVVTVAYYALVNLRDHRVQAATDARNAAWFAVEDCAKLAFDHARILRMALQRLRGKVRYQPIGFELLPPKFTLRQLQHLYEKVLDRPLDKRNFRKKILGMGILIELDEVETDVAHRAARLYRFDKKHYDRLTKKGFNFEI, from the coding sequence ATGCCGCACACGTACCAGTACCCTCGTCCGAGCCTGACCGTTGATTGCGTGGTCTTCGGCCTGGATGACGAGGACCTCAAGGTGTTGCTCATCCAGCGTGACCTGCCGCCCTTCGAGGGGCAGTGGGCCTTACCCGGCGGTTTCGTGCGAATGGATGAGACGTTGGAGGAGGCCGCCGAGCGGGAGCTGCGCGAGGAAACCGGGCTCTCGGACGTGTACCTCGAGCAACTGTACACGTTTGGCGACCTGGGCCGCGACCCGCGCGAGCGAGTGGTGACCGTGGCCTACTACGCGCTGGTCAATCTGCGGGACCATCGCGTACAGGCCGCCACCGACGCCCGCAACGCCGCCTGGTTCGCCGTCGAAGACTGCGCTAAGCTGGCGTTCGATCACGCTCGCATCCTGCGAATGGCCTTGCAGCGGTTGCGCGGCAAGGTGCGCTACCAGCCGATCGGCTTTGAGTTGCTGCCGCCGAAGTTCACGCTACGGCAACTGCAGCATCTGTACGAAAAGGTGCTCGATCGGCCGCTCGATAAACGCAACTTTCGCAAGAAGATCCTGGGCATGGGGATTCTTATCGAACTCGACGAAGTCGAGACCGACGTGGCCCACCGGGCCGCCCGGTTGTATCGCTTTGACAAGAAGCACTATGACCGGCTGACGAAGAAGGGGTTCAATTTCGAGATATGA